TGCTGTTTTTTGGGTTCTAATTATTCACAACCCCGCAACCTTAACATATCGGGCTATTTACTAACGGTCACCATCACATATATAGTTATACTATCATATATAATTTTTTTTAAATATTAATGATTGCATTTATGATTAATCATTACATTGTGTATTCTTATGCAATGAGCTATTAATTATATCCAAATACTCTTCTCTTAAGGAATACACAATAGGTATTTTATAAGATTCTTTGACCGCATGTAGGATACCAAGCTTTGAATGAATATAACCCAGAATTGAGGCAACTGCTCTATAGGAAACCTTGAATTTCTTATTGAGTTCCTGATATAACAGGTCTACTGTTACCTTCTTTACTTTAAGTAGAATATTAATTATGAACTTCCTAAGCCCATCGATATCCAATTCCAGATAAACCTCAAGGCGCCTCACTA
Above is a window of Candidatus Methanoperedens sp. DNA encoding:
- a CDS encoding DUF2551 domain-containing protein — its product is MEKLKLRIVRRLEVYLELDIDGLRKFIINILLKVKKVTVDLLYQELNKKFKVSYRAVASILGYIHSKLGILHAVKESYKIPIVYSLREEYLDIINSSLHKNTQCND